One Moorella sp. E308F DNA segment encodes these proteins:
- a CDS encoding sigma 54-interacting transcriptional regulator: MLASTPENTVYYRAGYSIGSQLPVNDLEEIPDKISALGIGNLKLKSVKGGKITVKWNECFTCSHFPPVGQQLCYLEGGLLAGALNKLFKKRIEVEETKCWGTGEHYCQMEATISPVSGLDEPYSFFPLEKNNRLLKDLTFQALLATRSYRQATLGSEKEVKGFPLSIGEAIFHIIPLGLVITDNQGRVVGINKAGLQILGITGQRVQGRMLEEVIPIAQYSEIIQSGRPRVWEFQKTKGNTIIVIGTPLWIQSEIEGVLYQFFSDESEPVRLLLEQLKKVEARVGHNPANFKPAGCLFNFRHIRTLNHYFRDVLSLAQKAAGSNATVLILGESGTGKGVLAQAIHEESPRRNAPLIKVDCAAIPPELLESELFGYEEGAFTGAKKGGKPGKFELAHGGTIFLDEIGDMPLNMQAKLLRVLQDKEIERLGSTRTRKIDVRVIAATNKDLEKMVHEGRFREDLFYRLNVVTLVLPPLKERPEDIPLLAEAILQRLNKEYGKKLRLTPGAMESLLSYSWPGNVRELENVLERAAILAETQEIHPHHLTIGYHGKKKRLREISPLYKVRIEAEKEAIIQALEAFGGEKTRAAKALGLSRQALYTKMASYGLLKN; the protein is encoded by the coding sequence ATGCTAGCCAGTACCCCGGAGAATACAGTTTATTACCGGGCGGGCTATTCTATTGGCAGTCAGCTTCCTGTAAACGACCTGGAAGAAATACCGGATAAAATAAGCGCCCTGGGAATAGGAAACCTTAAGTTGAAAAGTGTAAAAGGCGGTAAAATAACCGTTAAATGGAATGAATGTTTCACTTGTTCTCATTTTCCGCCTGTAGGCCAGCAATTATGCTATTTGGAAGGGGGCCTGCTCGCCGGGGCTCTCAACAAACTCTTTAAAAAAAGAATAGAGGTCGAAGAAACCAAATGCTGGGGGACAGGGGAACATTATTGCCAGATGGAAGCAACCATATCCCCTGTTTCTGGTCTTGATGAGCCTTATTCCTTCTTTCCCCTCGAAAAAAACAATAGATTGCTTAAAGATCTTACCTTCCAGGCTTTGCTGGCAACTAGAAGCTACCGCCAGGCTACCCTCGGGTCCGAAAAAGAGGTAAAAGGGTTCCCTTTAAGCATCGGGGAAGCCATCTTCCATATAATACCCCTGGGACTGGTGATTACCGATAACCAGGGGAGAGTGGTAGGGATAAATAAGGCCGGCCTCCAAATACTGGGTATTACAGGTCAAAGGGTGCAAGGCCGCATGTTGGAAGAAGTAATCCCTATAGCCCAATACTCCGAAATAATCCAATCCGGCAGACCACGGGTATGGGAATTCCAGAAAACAAAGGGGAATACTATCATCGTCATAGGAACGCCTCTTTGGATCCAATCCGAAATAGAGGGTGTGCTGTACCAGTTTTTTTCCGATGAAAGCGAGCCTGTACGTCTTCTCCTGGAACAGCTTAAAAAAGTAGAAGCCAGAGTTGGCCATAACCCTGCAAACTTCAAACCCGCTGGGTGCCTCTTCAATTTCCGCCACATCCGGACTTTAAATCACTATTTTAGGGACGTTTTAAGCCTGGCCCAGAAAGCAGCCGGGAGCAATGCTACTGTACTCATCCTGGGAGAAAGCGGTACCGGAAAAGGGGTCCTGGCCCAGGCTATCCATGAGGAAAGCCCCCGCCGTAACGCGCCTTTAATAAAAGTAGACTGCGCAGCCATCCCACCGGAACTTCTAGAATCCGAACTCTTCGGTTATGAGGAAGGCGCTTTTACTGGAGCTAAAAAGGGCGGCAAACCTGGAAAGTTTGAACTGGCTCACGGCGGGACCATCTTTTTGGACGAAATCGGAGATATGCCCCTTAATATGCAAGCCAAGCTTTTAAGGGTTTTGCAAGATAAAGAGATTGAGCGGTTGGGGAGCACCCGGACCAGAAAAATAGATGTGCGGGTGATAGCAGCTACCAACAAGGATTTGGAAAAAATGGTACATGAAGGCCGTTTTCGGGAAGATCTCTTTTACCGCTTAAATGTGGTCACGCTAGTGCTCCCACCCCTTAAAGAGCGGCCGGAAGACATACCTCTCCTGGCAGAGGCCATTTTACAAAGGCTAAACAAAGAATATGGGAAAAAATTACGGCTTACTCCCGGCGCTATGGAGAGTCTTCTAAGCTATTCTTGGCCGGGCAACGTCCGGGAATTGGAAAATGTCCTGGAGAGGGCTGCCATCCTGGCTGAAACCCAGGAAATCCATCCCCATCACCTCACGATAGGCTATCATGGTAAAAAGAAAAGGTTGAGGGAGATCTCCCCCCTTTATAAAGTCCGGATAGAAGCGGAAAAGGAGGCCATCATTCAGGCCCTGGAAGCTTTTGGCGGAGAAAAAACAAGGGCCGCCAAGGCATTAGGCCTTTCCCGCCAGGCACTCTATACTAAAATGGCCAGCTATGGCTTGCTTAAAAATTAA
- the hisF gene encoding imidazole glycerol phosphate synthase subunit HisF, whose product MLTRRIIPCLDVDHGRVVKGTNFLNLRDAGDPVELAAAYDRAGADELVFLDISASAEGREIMVDVARRVAEEVFIPFTVGGGLRTVEDIRRMLAAGADKVSLNTAAVLDPSLVAMAARRFGSQCVVVAIDARRTGPGSWEVYTHGGRQPTGKDALEWARQVEELGAGEILLTSMDCDGTLEGYDVELTAAISTAVSIPVIASGGVGKLEHLYEGLTAGRADAVLAASIFHFGTYTIGEAKRYLAGRGVPIRL is encoded by the coding sequence ATGCTTACCCGGCGGATTATTCCCTGCCTGGACGTGGACCACGGGCGGGTAGTTAAGGGGACCAATTTTTTAAACTTAAGGGATGCCGGGGACCCGGTAGAGCTGGCAGCTGCCTATGACCGCGCCGGCGCCGATGAATTGGTCTTCCTGGATATCTCGGCCTCGGCCGAAGGACGGGAGATTATGGTCGACGTGGCCCGGCGTGTGGCTGAGGAGGTCTTTATCCCCTTTACCGTAGGGGGTGGCCTGCGCACGGTGGAAGATATTCGCCGCATGCTGGCCGCCGGGGCCGACAAGGTTTCCCTGAATACGGCCGCCGTGCTGGATCCCAGTCTCGTGGCCATGGCAGCCCGACGTTTCGGCAGCCAGTGCGTAGTGGTAGCCATCGATGCCCGCCGTACCGGCCCCGGTTCCTGGGAGGTTTATACCCACGGCGGCCGCCAGCCAACGGGAAAAGACGCCCTGGAGTGGGCCCGGCAGGTGGAGGAGCTGGGGGCCGGGGAGATCCTGCTCACCAGTATGGATTGCGACGGTACTTTAGAAGGCTACGACGTGGAACTGACGGCAGCCATAAGCACAGCTGTCAGCATCCCTGTAATCGCCTCCGGCGGCGTGGGGAAGCTAGAGCACCTGTATGAAGGCCTGACGGCAGGCCGTGCCGACGCCGTCCTGGCGGCCTCTATCTTTCACTTTGGCACCTATACTATAGGGGAAGCCAAGCGTTACCTGGCCGGGCGCGGCGTGCCCATACGTTTATAA
- the hisG gene encoding ATP phosphoribosyltransferase, whose protein sequence is MVTDLLTLALPKGKLGEDALQLLRKAGLPVEGVATGARQLVFAFPADRVRYVICRPTDVPTYVEHGAADLGIVGKDTLAEAGADVFELVDLGFGYCRFVVAAPRQRWEEAGRSLENLLAGSRRVATKFPRVAATFFQERGLPVEIIKLHGNIELAPLVGLADLIVDIVSTGRTLRENDLVEVVPIFPSTARLIANRVSYRINYQRLRPVIEALKRAAAQGGAGIATCS, encoded by the coding sequence ATGGTCACCGACTTGCTGACGCTGGCCTTGCCCAAGGGCAAGCTGGGCGAAGACGCCTTGCAATTATTGCGTAAGGCCGGGCTCCCGGTAGAGGGCGTGGCCACCGGAGCACGGCAGCTGGTCTTTGCTTTCCCTGCCGACCGGGTGCGTTATGTCATCTGCCGTCCCACGGACGTGCCGACCTATGTAGAACACGGGGCTGCCGATCTGGGGATTGTCGGCAAGGATACCCTGGCGGAGGCCGGGGCCGATGTCTTTGAGCTGGTGGACCTGGGTTTTGGTTATTGCCGTTTTGTCGTAGCCGCGCCTCGGCAGCGCTGGGAAGAAGCAGGCCGGTCCCTGGAAAACCTGCTGGCCGGTAGCCGCCGGGTGGCCACCAAGTTTCCCAGGGTAGCAGCAACCTTTTTCCAGGAGCGAGGCTTGCCGGTAGAAATAATCAAGCTCCATGGCAATATCGAGCTGGCCCCCCTGGTGGGACTGGCCGACCTGATTGTGGATATTGTATCTACCGGGCGAACCTTAAGGGAAAATGACCTGGTAGAAGTGGTCCCCATTTTTCCCTCCACCGCTCGTTTGATTGCCAACCGGGTTAGTTACCGGATCAATTACCAGCGCCTGCGGCCTGTAATAGAAGCCTTAAAGCGGGCGGCTGCTCAAGGGGGTGCCGGGATTGCTACCTGTTCTTGA
- a CDS encoding methyl-accepting chemotaxis protein, giving the protein MVINLRTKLFYFILLLFLALGPGTVGTALVAVQGVSWQLLLLPAIVAGALGLILSLVILLNLYIKWMRPLQRVMQFLNLLGEGDPVRAEQSLTGAQLGESFQGPVTAVLDSFYRLVGRMQRTADELSYFSRNLQESAGTSHRNLEEVTAAIQEIAGGADEQAGATQKVAENIKTLHNLAEDISDRAGLGTELGMEVRSKEEEGRRLFEQLLQEIKAGAASIQEAAGRMRQLENKMEQINTLVQAVTAIADQTNLLALNAAIEAARAGEQGRGFAVVAEEVRKLAEQSAAAAQNITSLAAAISEEARQTAAQVDKNVELVRSNLQRGTQVKENFMAVSQAINKAAEVMTNISHQAQNQLARVREVNDAATRMAAVAQETAASIEEVSAATQEQKAAMAVVEENTRQFAAMAQNFFTIAAGFTRDGWDQELRRELVNQGYALLEKLAADPVVKKMEAATLAPFLDAAFSESAIIQTLIATLPDGATIYNRPDAGVTNWSFRPWFQAAIRGERYASEPYVTQSSNRVAITISVPVRADDGRIIGVLAANIAPAEK; this is encoded by the coding sequence TTGGTAATTAATCTTCGCACTAAACTTTTCTATTTTATTCTCTTGCTTTTTTTGGCTCTGGGCCCGGGGACGGTAGGAACAGCGCTGGTAGCCGTCCAGGGCGTTAGCTGGCAATTGCTCCTTTTACCGGCCATTGTGGCGGGGGCCCTGGGTTTGATTTTAAGCCTGGTTATCCTTCTCAATCTATACATAAAATGGATGCGCCCCTTGCAACGGGTGATGCAATTTCTTAATTTGCTTGGCGAAGGCGATCCGGTACGAGCAGAACAATCTCTGACCGGGGCGCAGTTAGGGGAGAGTTTCCAGGGGCCGGTAACTGCCGTCCTGGACAGTTTTTACCGCCTGGTGGGTCGCATGCAGCGTACCGCTGATGAACTGTCTTATTTTTCCCGAAATCTCCAGGAAAGCGCCGGTACCAGCCATCGCAACCTGGAAGAGGTAACGGCAGCCATCCAGGAGATTGCCGGCGGTGCCGACGAGCAGGCGGGAGCCACCCAGAAGGTGGCGGAAAATATCAAAACGTTACACAACCTGGCGGAAGATATCAGCGACCGGGCCGGGCTGGGTACGGAGTTAGGGATGGAAGTTAGGAGCAAGGAAGAGGAAGGTCGCCGACTTTTTGAGCAATTACTTCAGGAAATCAAGGCCGGGGCCGCTTCCATCCAGGAGGCGGCCGGCCGCATGCGGCAGCTGGAAAATAAAATGGAGCAGATTAATACCCTGGTCCAGGCGGTCACGGCCATTGCCGATCAGACCAACCTGCTCGCTTTGAATGCCGCCATTGAAGCCGCACGCGCCGGGGAGCAGGGCCGTGGTTTTGCTGTGGTGGCCGAAGAGGTGCGGAAACTGGCCGAACAGTCGGCGGCGGCCGCCCAGAATATAACCTCCCTGGCGGCAGCTATCAGCGAAGAGGCGCGCCAGACAGCGGCCCAGGTGGATAAAAATGTCGAGCTGGTCCGGAGCAACCTCCAGCGCGGGACCCAGGTGAAAGAGAATTTTATGGCCGTAAGCCAGGCGATCAATAAGGCCGCCGAAGTCATGACCAACATCAGCCACCAGGCCCAGAACCAGCTGGCCAGGGTGCGGGAGGTAAACGATGCTGCCACCCGCATGGCAGCCGTGGCCCAGGAAACGGCGGCCAGCATTGAAGAGGTATCGGCTGCAACGCAGGAACAAAAGGCTGCTATGGCGGTGGTGGAAGAGAATACGCGCCAGTTTGCGGCCATGGCGCAGAATTTCTTTACCATAGCTGCCGGTTTTACCCGGGACGGGTGGGACCAGGAACTGCGCCGGGAACTTGTTAACCAGGGTTATGCCTTACTGGAAAAGCTGGCCGCCGATCCTGTTGTTAAGAAAATGGAAGCCGCCACCCTGGCGCCGTTCCTTGACGCCGCCTTCAGCGAGTCAGCTATTATCCAGACCTTGATTGCCACCCTACCGGACGGAGCAACTATTTATAACCGGCCGGATGCGGGAGTGACCAACTGGTCCTTCCGGCCATGGTTCCAGGCGGCCATAAGGGGGGAACGTTATGCCAGCGAGCCCTATGTAACCCAGAGCTCCAACCGGGTGGCCATCACCATCTCTGTTCCTGTACGCGCTGATGACGGCCGCATCATTGGCGTCCTGGCAGCCAATATAGCGCCGGCGGAAAAATAA
- the hisA gene encoding 1-(5-phosphoribosyl)-5-[(5-phosphoribosylamino)methylideneamino]imidazole-4-carboxamide isomerase: MLILPAIDLREGRCVRLYQGRPEAETIYSTDPVAVARGWVARGARWLHVVDLDGAFAGRPRNMEVIAAIIKEVHIPVQVGGGIRNLESLKDLLAAGAARAVLGTVAITNPEIVAEAVVRFGDQVAVGIDSREGMVAVEGWAATVEERALDFAGRMAALGVKRAIFTDISRDGTLQGPNLAATREVARRSGLKVIASGGIASLDDVRALRGLEKEGVEGAILGRALYNGNFTLEEAMAVAGEED, encoded by the coding sequence GTGTTGATTCTGCCTGCCATTGACCTGCGGGAAGGGCGCTGCGTGCGCCTTTACCAGGGGCGGCCGGAAGCCGAAACTATCTACTCCACCGACCCGGTGGCTGTGGCCAGGGGCTGGGTGGCCAGGGGCGCCCGCTGGCTCCATGTGGTGGACCTGGACGGGGCCTTCGCCGGCCGGCCGCGGAATATGGAGGTTATTGCGGCCATAATCAAAGAGGTGCACATCCCGGTCCAGGTGGGAGGTGGCATCCGCAACCTGGAAAGCCTTAAAGACCTGCTCGCTGCTGGGGCGGCCCGGGCCGTCCTGGGGACGGTAGCCATCACCAACCCGGAGATAGTTGCTGAGGCTGTTGTGCGCTTTGGTGACCAGGTGGCCGTCGGTATTGATAGCCGCGAAGGGATGGTAGCCGTGGAAGGCTGGGCGGCAACAGTGGAGGAAAGGGCCCTTGACTTTGCCGGCCGCATGGCTGCCCTGGGGGTAAAGCGGGCCATCTTTACTGATATCAGCCGCGACGGTACTCTCCAGGGACCCAATCTTGCCGCCACCAGGGAGGTTGCCAGGAGGAGCGGCCTGAAAGTCATTGCCTCCGGTGGTATTGCCAGCCTGGACGACGTCCGCGCCCTGCGGGGCCTGGAAAAGGAAGGCGTGGAAGGTGCCATCCTGGGACGGGCCCTTTACAACGGCAACTTTACCCTGGAAGAAGCCATGGCCGTGGCCGGGGAGGAGGATTGA
- a CDS encoding S8 family peptidase, whose product MWPVLLAYYAGVVAMAGVSITRLGSDYGSRKIIMFRKHRPLSSCHETVLKKGGRVVRELPLVHALAVRIPEQGQALAELGLHPDVLLIEDDFLVQTVALPAVKLRQREQTIPWGVECIGAPKAWQEAAGEKVKVAILDTGIDASHPDLKANIRGTKNIKFPGWEAGDGNGHGTHVAGIIAALNNNFGVVGVAPRAEIYAVKIFNRRGNGYISEIIAGLDWALQNKMQVVNMSFGTTRPSQALEEAVRRCVQAGMVLVAAAGNEGKENSVMYPARYPGVIAVSAIDRKNNLASFSSRGPEVTVAAPGVDILSTFRGGKYRAMSGTSMACPHVAGVAALVLSRDGHISGRQVVKTITSTATRLPGLTPEEQGSGLVNASFLAAGNRINDEAREGPAVTSLNVIPSMTS is encoded by the coding sequence ATGTGGCCTGTTTTGCTGGCTTATTATGCCGGTGTAGTAGCGATGGCCGGCGTTTCCATTACCCGGCTGGGTAGCGATTACGGCAGCCGGAAAATTATCATGTTCCGCAAGCACCGGCCCTTGAGCAGTTGTCATGAAACAGTCCTGAAAAAGGGCGGGCGGGTAGTACGCGAATTACCCCTGGTGCATGCCCTGGCAGTAAGGATACCGGAACAGGGGCAGGCCCTTGCAGAGCTGGGCTTACACCCGGATGTCCTTTTAATTGAAGACGATTTCCTGGTCCAGACAGTAGCCCTGCCGGCAGTTAAATTGCGGCAAAGGGAGCAGACCATCCCCTGGGGAGTGGAATGTATTGGCGCACCAAAGGCCTGGCAGGAGGCGGCCGGAGAGAAGGTGAAGGTGGCCATCCTGGATACGGGGATTGATGCCAGCCACCCCGACCTGAAAGCTAACATCCGTGGTACCAAGAATATCAAATTTCCCGGCTGGGAGGCCGGGGATGGCAATGGCCACGGTACCCATGTGGCCGGGATAATTGCAGCGCTTAATAATAATTTTGGGGTGGTAGGGGTAGCCCCCCGGGCGGAGATTTATGCCGTCAAGATTTTTAACCGCCGGGGTAATGGTTATATATCCGAGATCATTGCCGGCCTGGACTGGGCGCTGCAAAATAAAATGCAGGTCGTCAATATGAGTTTCGGCACCACCCGGCCGAGTCAAGCCCTGGAAGAGGCCGTCCGCCGGTGCGTCCAGGCCGGCATGGTCCTGGTGGCGGCCGCCGGCAATGAGGGGAAAGAAAATAGCGTCATGTATCCGGCCCGTTACCCCGGTGTCATCGCCGTTTCGGCTATTGACCGGAAGAATAACCTGGCCAGCTTCAGCAGCCGGGGTCCGGAAGTAACGGTAGCTGCTCCGGGCGTTGATATCCTTTCCACCTTCCGGGGCGGTAAATACCGGGCCATGAGCGGCACCTCCATGGCCTGTCCCCATGTTGCCGGGGTTGCAGCCCTGGTGCTGTCCCGGGATGGGCACATATCCGGCAGGCAGGTAGTAAAGACCATCACCAGCACGGCCACCAGGCTGCCGGGTTTAACGCCGGAAGAACAGGGTTCGGGGCTGGTGAACGCCTCTTTCCTGGCGGCCGGGAACCGTATTAATGATGAGGCCAGGGAAGGCCCGGCAGTTACTTCTTTAAATGTGATACCTTCCATGACAAGTTAA
- the hisB gene encoding imidazoleglycerol-phosphate dehydratase HisB, which yields MSREALIERQTTETSIRVKLDLDGSGKWQGSSGIPFFDHLLAQLARHGLLDLKIWAEGDLEVDNHHTVEDIGICLGEAIKKALGDKAGINRYGSALVPMDEALVQVALDFSGRPYLACNLDLPPGRIGSLETELLEEFLRAFVNHSRLTLHVQKLAGRNGHHVAEALFKALGRAIREAASRDPRVEGPPSTKGSLD from the coding sequence ATGAGTCGCGAGGCCTTGATTGAGCGTCAGACCACAGAAACCAGCATTCGCGTTAAGCTCGACCTGGACGGCAGCGGCAAATGGCAGGGGAGCAGCGGTATCCCTTTTTTTGATCACCTGCTGGCCCAGCTGGCCCGCCATGGCCTCCTGGACCTGAAAATCTGGGCTGAGGGCGACCTGGAAGTTGACAATCACCATACTGTGGAAGATATCGGTATCTGCCTGGGAGAGGCCATCAAAAAGGCCCTGGGCGATAAAGCCGGGATTAATCGCTACGGCAGCGCCCTGGTACCCATGGATGAGGCCCTGGTCCAGGTGGCCCTGGACTTCAGCGGCCGGCCCTACCTTGCTTGTAACCTGGACCTGCCCCCGGGCCGGATCGGCAGCCTGGAGACAGAACTGCTGGAGGAATTCCTGCGGGCTTTTGTTAACCACAGCCGCCTGACCCTCCACGTGCAAAAGCTTGCCGGGCGCAACGGCCATCATGTCGCCGAGGCCCTCTTTAAAGCCCTGGGCCGGGCCATCAGGGAGGCCGCCAGCCGCGATCCCCGGGTAGAAGGTCCCCCTTCTACCAAGGGTAGCCTGGACTGA
- the hisI gene encoding phosphoribosyl-AMP cyclohydrolase, which yields MGVTIPEEIRFNADGLIPAIIQDVESGRVLMLAYMNREALARTLATGETWFYSRSRRELWHKGATSGHRQYIVNASYDCDADALLFQVRQIGVACHEGEFSCFHNSLPMQVSRPGSNRQGEKGRTERKQADSGPDERGWTDLHGARQVVLYPATPGSQVETSGPATADLGTILAEVFRVIKERQATRPEGSYTTYLFNNGQDKILKKIGEEAGETIIASKNDSRREILYELADLYYHTLVLLAYHDLEPGQLAAELAARLPVKDPLAKKRQ from the coding sequence ATGGGTGTTACCATACCTGAGGAAATTCGCTTTAATGCCGACGGCTTAATCCCGGCCATTATCCAGGATGTAGAAAGCGGCCGGGTGTTGATGCTGGCCTATATGAACCGGGAAGCCCTGGCCCGCACCCTGGCTACCGGCGAGACGTGGTTTTACAGCCGCAGCCGCCGGGAACTCTGGCATAAAGGGGCCACCTCGGGCCATCGCCAGTATATTGTCAATGCCAGCTACGATTGTGACGCCGATGCCTTGCTCTTCCAGGTCCGCCAGATAGGAGTGGCCTGCCACGAAGGGGAATTTTCCTGCTTTCATAACTCCCTCCCCATGCAGGTTAGCAGACCCGGCAGCAACAGGCAGGGCGAAAAGGGGCGGACAGAGAGGAAGCAAGCCGATAGCGGGCCGGATGAACGGGGCTGGACAGACCTGCACGGCGCCCGGCAGGTTGTCCTGTACCCGGCGACCCCGGGCAGCCAGGTAGAAACATCCGGCCCGGCTACTGCCGACCTGGGAACTATCCTGGCAGAAGTCTTCCGGGTGATTAAAGAACGCCAGGCCACCCGGCCGGAAGGCTCCTACACGACCTATCTCTTTAATAACGGCCAGGATAAAATCCTGAAAAAAATCGGCGAAGAGGCCGGTGAAACCATCATTGCCTCTAAAAACGACAGCCGGCGGGAAATTTTATACGAGCTCGCCGACCTCTATTACCACACCCTGGTTTTGCTGGCCTACCATGATCTGGAACCGGGACAGTTGGCTGCCGAACTGGCCGCTCGCCTGCCGGTAAAAGATCCTTTGGCCAAAAAACGCCAGTGA
- the hisD gene encoding histidinol dehydrogenase, with translation MRRRWAGRLLAQIDVAARVRDIITAVRAEGQAAVERYTRELDGVDLKKVGFRVTTGEIKAAYEAVTPELREAIQKARDNIAAYHRRELRGSWMEADASGTILGQICRPLKRVGLYVPGGTAAYPSSVLMTAVPARVAGVEEIALATPPRRDGTLPPLLLVAAAEAGVREIYKMGGAQAVAALAYGTEAVAPVDKIAGPGNIYVTLAKKEVYGAVDIDMLAGPSEIVVIADAYARPDWVAADLLSQAEHDTLAGAVLITPEAGLARAVVEEVARQLETLPRREIAARSLANYGAAVVVPHLEAALELANALAPEHLELYVTEPWSWLGRVENAGAIFLGPYSSEPLGDYWAGPSHVLPTGGTARFYSPLSVATFMKKSSLIAAGPAYLKAAGSLIQALARAEGLEGHARAIELRLEEGDRK, from the coding sequence GTGCGGCGCCGCTGGGCCGGCCGGCTGCTGGCCCAGATCGATGTAGCCGCGAGGGTACGGGATATTATTACCGCTGTCAGGGCGGAAGGCCAGGCAGCCGTAGAACGTTACACCCGCGAGCTGGATGGAGTTGATCTAAAAAAGGTCGGTTTTCGCGTGACGACCGGGGAGATTAAGGCTGCTTATGAAGCCGTTACTCCTGAACTGCGGGAGGCCATTCAAAAGGCCCGGGATAATATTGCCGCCTACCACCGCCGTGAGCTGCGGGGTTCCTGGATGGAGGCGGATGCCAGCGGCACCATCCTGGGCCAGATCTGCCGTCCTTTAAAGCGGGTGGGCCTTTACGTACCCGGCGGTACGGCTGCTTATCCTTCGTCGGTATTAATGACCGCCGTACCGGCCCGGGTGGCCGGGGTTGAGGAAATAGCCCTGGCGACGCCACCGCGGCGGGACGGTACCCTGCCGCCCCTGCTCCTGGTGGCGGCAGCCGAGGCCGGGGTAAGGGAGATCTATAAAATGGGCGGGGCCCAGGCCGTGGCCGCCCTGGCCTACGGGACGGAAGCAGTGGCCCCGGTGGATAAGATTGCCGGCCCGGGAAATATTTATGTTACCCTGGCCAAGAAGGAAGTCTATGGGGCAGTTGATATAGATATGCTGGCGGGGCCCAGTGAAATCGTGGTCATTGCTGATGCATACGCCCGGCCGGACTGGGTGGCGGCCGACCTTCTCTCCCAGGCCGAGCACGACACCCTGGCCGGCGCGGTCCTGATCACGCCGGAAGCCGGCCTGGCCCGGGCGGTGGTAGAGGAAGTAGCCCGCCAGCTGGAGACCCTGCCCCGGCGGGAGATAGCCGCCCGTTCCCTGGCAAATTATGGTGCGGCCGTGGTAGTGCCCCATCTGGAGGCCGCCCTGGAGCTGGCCAATGCCCTGGCGCCAGAGCACCTGGAACTGTACGTGACCGAACCCTGGTCCTGGCTGGGCCGGGTGGAAAATGCCGGGGCGATTTTCCTGGGGCCTTACAGTTCCGAGCCCCTGGGGGACTACTGGGCCGGGCCCAGCCATGTTTTACCTACCGGCGGCACGGCCAGGTTTTATTCACCTTTAAGTGTCGCTACTTTTATGAAGAAAAGCAGCCTCATTGCCGCCGGTCCCGCCTACCTGAAGGCGGCCGGGAGTTTGATCCAGGCCCTGGCCCGGGCCGAAGGCCTGGAAGGTCATGCCCGGGCCATTGAGCTGCGGCTGGAGGAAGGGGATAGAAAATGA
- the hisH gene encoding imidazole glycerol phosphate synthase subunit HisH: protein MRPLAIIDYGMGNLLSVQKALAKLGYPAEITSDPEVVLAAPGVILPGVGAFADAMANLQERGLVEAIRKVVRRGVPFLGICLGLQLLFSTSEEGGPVEGLNLLPGEVKRLPPGFKVPHMGWNQVQLLKPGELFQGVPTGTNFYFVHSYYIDPADKTIVTGTTDYGLTFAVSIQRDNLFGVQFHPEKSSRWGLEVLKNFGELVNRVDSACH, encoded by the coding sequence ATGCGGCCGTTAGCTATTATCGATTACGGTATGGGCAATCTCTTGAGCGTTCAGAAGGCCCTGGCCAAACTAGGTTACCCGGCGGAGATAACCTCTGACCCGGAGGTAGTGCTTGCTGCTCCCGGCGTTATCCTGCCCGGCGTGGGAGCCTTTGCCGACGCCATGGCCAACTTGCAGGAGAGGGGCCTGGTGGAAGCCATCCGGAAAGTTGTGCGGCGGGGTGTACCCTTCCTGGGCATTTGCCTGGGGTTGCAGCTCCTCTTCAGCACCAGTGAAGAAGGGGGTCCGGTGGAAGGTCTAAACCTTTTACCGGGCGAAGTTAAACGCCTACCGCCAGGGTTTAAGGTTCCCCACATGGGCTGGAACCAGGTGCAATTGCTAAAGCCCGGAGAGCTTTTCCAGGGTGTACCCACGGGCACGAACTTTTACTTTGTCCATTCGTATTATATTGACCCCGCCGATAAAACCATAGTTACCGGTACTACGGATTATGGTTTAACCTTTGCCGTAAGCATCCAGCGGGATAACCTCTTCGGGGTCCAGTTCCACCCGGAAAAAAGCAGCCGCTGGGGCCTGGAGGTTTTAAAAAACTTTGGGGAGCTGGTAAACCGTGTTGATTCTGCCTGCCATTGA